The genomic segment CGCGCCGTCACCACGATCCGGCAGCAACTCGGCCTGCCACCGCCCCCGACAAGCTGACCCCCTGACCCGCCTGACCCGCGGCGGAAGCGTCAGCCGGCCGGGACCGGGATTGTCAGGTTGATCCCCGGTGCGACGGCGACGTCGAAGTGATCGATCGAGGAAGCCGGTATGGCGACCGCGCCGGGGACGGTCACGGTGCCGCCGTGCGGGCCGGAGGACCAGGTGGAGGCGACTTCGACGCGCCCGTCCTTGCCGACCGCGGTCAGCGTGCAGGTGTAGTCGGCCGGGACGTTGCTCATCGTCACCTGCATCGAGGTGCCCCAGGCTTCGGGGTGGTACCGGATCGAGGCGGAGATGCCGTACAGACCGGTGGTCGCGACGGCGCGAGTAGCCGACGGTGTGCCCGAATGGTTGTCGCCCAGGAGGAAACCGCCGATGCCGGCAACGCTCGCCAGCAACGCCCCGGCTGCTGCCAGGCCGAGTCGGCGGCGGCGGCGGGGACTCCGGCCCCGGCCCACGCCGCGGGCTGCCGGACCGGGCGCGGCAACGGGCTCCGGCCCCGCGGCCAGCGCTGCCTCCGCCCCAGCCATGTCGAGCATCGTGCGCACCTCGAGCAGCTCGTCGTACTCCTGCTGACACTCGACGCAGTCCTGCAGGTGGATGCGGACCCGCTGCGAGTCGGCCTCGTCCAGGGCGCCGAGCACGTACGCACCGAGCCAGATCCGCAGACCGTCCTGTTCGCGGCATTCTTGGCGCCGCTTGCCGCTCTCCCCGTTGATCGCGTTCATGGCGTGATCCCGCGCTGCTCATAGGCCAGCGTCAGGGCACGCAGGGCGTGGTAGGTGCGGGACTTGACCATCCTGGCAGGAACGCCGAGTGTGGCCATCGCCTCATCCACCTCCCAACCAAGCTGAAACAGCGGACCGAACGGGCCTCGTGAAGCAACTGGAACTGCTCGGGGCAAAGCGACAGTGGGGGCCCGTCGGTGGTCGTCGCCACTGCGCTGGCAACGCCGTCCACACTATGGACACGGCCAGTGGCGGTCTTCGGTTCGATTGTTTGTTTCCCGCCACGGCCGTCGACTCGAGCCGGAACGCGATCCACGCAGCCGATGGTCACCTGGATGCTGTGGTCGAGGTCTACTGGGGACCCCGGCCCCGCAGACGCCAGGCCCACGCAAGCAGGCCCAGACCGACCAGGACCACCACGGCCCCCAGCCCGGTG from the Catenulispora sp. GP43 genome contains:
- a CDS encoding anti-sigma factor — protein: MNAINGESGKRRQECREQDGLRIWLGAYVLGALDEADSQRVRIHLQDCVECQQEYDELLEVRTMLDMAGAEAALAAGPEPVAAPGPAARGVGRGRSPRRRRRLGLAAAGALLASVAGIGGFLLGDNHSGTPSATRAVATTGLYGISASIRYHPEAWGTSMQVTMSNVPADYTCTLTAVGKDGRVEVASTWSSGPHGGTVTVPGAVAIPASSIDHFDVAVAPGINLTIPVPAG